One window of Caldicoprobacter guelmensis genomic DNA carries:
- the serS gene encoding serine--tRNA ligase has product MLDPKFIRSNPDLVRQKLATKKEDVDLDRFLELDEKRRVYIAEVERLKNRRNVVSEEIARLKREKKDVTEIINEMRQVSDTIKEYDAKIREIEEQLEEVLLTIPNLPHDSVPVGDSEEQNVEVRRWGEPRKFDFQPKAHWDIGEELGILDFKTAAKVTGSRFAFYRGMGARLERALINFMLDIHTMQHGYVEVFPPFMVHRKSMIGTGQLPKFEEDAFKVVDTDYFLIPTAEVPVTNMHRDEILDGNMLPLKYVAYSACFRAEAGAAGRDTRGLIRQHQFNKVELVKFVRPENSYEELEKLVADAERILQLLGLPYRVVLMCTADLGFTAAKKYDLEVWMPSYGRYVEVSSCSNFEDYQARRANIKYRMNPQDKAEYVHTLNGSGLAIGRTLAAILENYQQEDGSVIVPEKLIPYMGGVERISK; this is encoded by the coding sequence GTGCTGGACCCCAAATTTATAAGGAGCAATCCTGACTTGGTACGGCAAAAGCTGGCTACTAAAAAGGAAGACGTGGACCTGGACAGGTTCCTGGAGCTGGACGAAAAACGGAGGGTTTACATAGCCGAGGTTGAGAGGCTGAAGAACAGGAGAAATGTGGTAAGCGAAGAGATTGCCAGGTTAAAGAGGGAAAAAAAGGACGTTACCGAAATCATAAATGAAATGAGGCAGGTTTCGGATACCATAAAGGAATACGACGCTAAAATCAGGGAAATAGAGGAACAGCTTGAAGAAGTGTTGCTTACTATCCCAAACCTTCCCCATGATTCGGTACCCGTGGGCGACTCTGAGGAACAAAATGTAGAGGTGAGGCGTTGGGGAGAGCCGAGGAAATTTGATTTTCAACCCAAAGCTCACTGGGACATCGGAGAGGAGCTTGGCATACTTGACTTTAAAACTGCGGCAAAGGTAACGGGGTCCCGCTTTGCTTTTTACCGAGGCATGGGTGCTCGCCTTGAGAGGGCTTTAATAAATTTTATGTTGGATATCCATACGATGCAGCACGGATACGTGGAAGTATTTCCGCCTTTTATGGTTCACAGGAAAAGCATGATAGGGACCGGCCAACTACCAAAGTTTGAAGAGGATGCTTTTAAAGTGGTGGATACCGATTATTTCCTTATTCCCACAGCAGAAGTACCGGTTACCAACATGCACCGAGATGAGATTTTGGATGGCAACATGCTGCCCCTTAAATATGTAGCTTACAGCGCATGCTTTAGAGCTGAAGCCGGGGCGGCGGGTAGGGACACCCGGGGCTTGATACGCCAACATCAGTTTAATAAAGTAGAGCTGGTCAAGTTTGTAAGGCCTGAGAATTCGTATGAGGAACTTGAAAAGCTGGTGGCAGATGCAGAGAGGATACTACAGCTTTTGGGGTTGCCTTACCGTGTAGTGCTCATGTGTACTGCCGATTTAGGCTTTACAGCGGCCAAGAAGTACGACCTTGAGGTATGGATGCCCAGCTATGGTAGATATGTGGAGGTCTCATCTTGCAGCAATTTTGAAGACTACCAGGCTAGAAGGGCAAATATAAAATACCGAATGAACCCACAGGATAAAGCTGAGTATGTGCATACCTTAAACGGTTCGGGTTTGGCCATAGGGCGTACCTTAGCAGCCATTTTGGAGAATTATCAGCAGGAAGATGGATCGGTCATAGTGCCAGAAAAGCTAATTCCCTATATGGGAGGAGTTGAAAGGATTAGCAAATAA
- a CDS encoding spore coat protein, producing MREKDMVNDVLSMLKSSITTYANVIAEAENPQFRQMVQQLRNNCEAFQYDLFNLAKQKGYYQPAKQANPADMQEIRSQFMMS from the coding sequence ATGAGAGAAAAAGATATGGTCAATGACGTGCTTTCCATGCTGAAAAGCAGCATAACCACCTATGCCAACGTAATTGCGGAAGCCGAAAATCCTCAGTTCAGACAAATGGTTCAACAACTTAGAAACAATTGCGAAGCCTTCCAGTACGACCTTTTCAACTTAGCTAAACAAAAGGGATATTATCAGCCGGCAAAACAGGCCAACCCTGCTGACATGCAAGAGATACGCTCTCAATTTATGATGAGCTGA
- a CDS encoding MFS transporter, producing MEESKKIYCFFIIFYAILFMSNAIYGTFLPVYLDYIGYSKSSIGVLMSLGPFIAIIAQPFWGIVSDRSKSKNQVLKLLFMASILSMILYPLSSNFYYLLFVIAIFTFFQTSIAPISDTITLEYLSATRQKFGPIRMAGTIGFAIMSIIAGFFAQRYIKSIFILNVLIMGLAFLTALKLPIIQGHQFGKQHVSIIKLFSDKNLVTLMVLNFLVQATLGFYYTYFPIYFKQLGGSSSLLGWAYFISAISEIPFLLYADKILQKVGTIKALLFSTFIASVRWFLIFIITNAYMFLPLQLLHGLIFIVLYYSMAIYINQEVPKELKTSGQTINNLIGMGIARITGSLVGGFLSDTYGIKDMFLYNSILAFITVLIFACVFCAMKRRSSFENTHNNQGKF from the coding sequence ATGGAAGAATCAAAAAAAATCTACTGTTTTTTCATAATCTTTTACGCAATTTTATTTATGAGCAACGCAATATATGGCACTTTTTTACCCGTTTATCTAGATTATATTGGATACAGCAAGTCTTCAATAGGAGTACTCATGTCATTAGGACCTTTTATCGCTATAATAGCACAACCTTTTTGGGGAATTGTCAGCGACAGATCAAAATCCAAAAATCAAGTTTTAAAACTTTTGTTCATGGCAAGCATCCTAAGTATGATCCTGTATCCTTTATCCTCCAATTTTTATTATCTACTGTTTGTAATCGCAATTTTTACGTTTTTTCAGACCTCAATAGCCCCTATCAGCGATACCATTACTCTTGAATATTTGAGCGCTACCCGTCAAAAATTTGGTCCAATCAGGATGGCGGGAACAATAGGATTTGCCATAATGTCGATTATAGCCGGCTTCTTTGCCCAGAGATATATAAAAAGCATATTTATTCTGAATGTCCTGATTATGGGCTTAGCTTTTTTAACTGCTTTAAAACTTCCCATTATCCAAGGACATCAATTTGGCAAACAACATGTCTCTATCATAAAGCTGTTTTCTGACAAAAACTTGGTGACGTTAATGGTCCTAAATTTTCTTGTACAGGCAACACTTGGCTTTTATTACACCTATTTCCCTATCTACTTTAAACAACTAGGTGGAAGCAGTTCCCTACTTGGATGGGCATATTTTATATCCGCTATAAGCGAAATACCGTTTTTGCTGTATGCCGATAAAATACTTCAAAAAGTAGGAACCATAAAAGCACTGCTGTTTTCCACCTTTATAGCATCGGTTAGATGGTTTTTAATTTTCATTATTACAAACGCTTACATGTTCTTACCTCTGCAACTATTGCACGGTCTAATTTTCATCGTCCTATATTACTCAATGGCAATATATATTAACCAAGAGGTACCTAAAGAGCTCAAGACATCAGGGCAAACCATAAACAACCTAATAGGAATGGGGATTGCAAGAATTACCGGGAGTTTAGTTGGGGGATTTTTAAGCGATACCTATGGAATAAAAGACATGTTCCTCTATAATTCCATTCTAGCCTTTATAACTGTGTTAATCTTTGCATGCGTATTCTGTGCGATGAAAAGGCGCTCATCGTTTGAAAACACCCATAACAACCAAGGAAAGTTTTAA